From a single Prosthecobacter algae genomic region:
- a CDS encoding alpha/beta hydrolase yields the protein MPHVSTNGIQMYYEERGSGEPLVCIMGVTAPGGVWEAHAAEWSKHFRCILGDNRGVGQTDKPEGPYTSAMMADDYAGLMDQLGIKQARVVGCSLGSVIAQQLALRHPEKVKSMILMCTWARQDRFGLYTWQHMMKCKATMRPEDFMHYVQMLIFTKPWFDNDDCWNNMQQGLKDAATNPAPQPVHAMEAQAAAAITHNTIGELKNVQCPTLVIGGKDDVFTPKWMGEEVAATIPGADLHLYDNAGHAFHWECLSDFNPRTTEWLLKH from the coding sequence ATGCCTCACGTCAGCACCAACGGAATCCAGATGTACTATGAAGAACGCGGCAGCGGCGAGCCACTGGTCTGCATCATGGGTGTCACCGCTCCCGGCGGTGTCTGGGAGGCGCACGCGGCCGAATGGTCCAAGCACTTCCGCTGCATTCTCGGCGACAATCGCGGCGTCGGCCAGACCGACAAGCCCGAGGGCCCCTACACCAGCGCCATGATGGCTGATGACTATGCAGGCCTGATGGACCAACTGGGCATCAAGCAGGCCCGCGTCGTCGGCTGCTCTCTGGGTTCCGTCATCGCCCAGCAACTGGCCCTGCGCCATCCGGAGAAAGTGAAGAGCATGATCCTCATGTGTACCTGGGCACGGCAGGACCGCTTCGGCCTCTACACCTGGCAGCACATGATGAAGTGCAAGGCCACCATGCGCCCGGAAGACTTCATGCACTACGTGCAAATGCTCATCTTCACCAAGCCGTGGTTTGATAACGACGACTGCTGGAACAACATGCAGCAGGGCCTGAAAGACGCCGCGACCAATCCGGCCCCTCAGCCCGTCCATGCCATGGAGGCCCAGGCCGCAGCCGCCATCACTCACAACACCATCGGCGAGCTGAAAAACGTCCAGTGCCCCACCCTCGTCATCGGTGGTAAGGACGATGTCTTCACGCCAAAATGGATGGGCGAAGAAGTCGCCGCCACCATCCCAGGTGCCGACCTTCATCTCTATGACAATGCCGGCCACGCCTTCCATTGGGAGTGCCTGTCCGACTTTAACCCACGCACCACCGAGTGGCTGTTGAAGCACTGA
- a CDS encoding sugar phosphate isomerase/epimerase family protein produces the protein MNTRRHFLTTLLGSSATGFLAAQEAKLSYKGENIQCGLVTYMWGADWDLPTLIANCEQAQVLGVELRIEHAHKVEPTLTAPQRAEVRKRFEDSPVEVLGMGTNAEFHSADAAQVQKHLATAKDYIKLSHDIGGSGVKVKPNALPKEVPVEKTLEQIGKSLAELGDYALGFGQEIRLEVHGGVCDLGHIKTIMEVAARDNVRVCWNSNDEDLKGEGIAANFAKVQSFLGKTTHIREVNEGKYPYDQLAKLLVEADYEGWILLEARTKPADRVAALAEQKKLFMDLVTAARKAAA, from the coding sequence ATGAACACCCGCCGCCATTTCCTCACCACCCTCCTCGGCAGCAGCGCCACCGGCTTTCTCGCCGCTCAGGAGGCCAAGCTCAGTTACAAGGGTGAAAACATCCAGTGTGGCCTGGTGACCTACATGTGGGGTGCGGACTGGGATCTTCCCACCCTCATCGCCAACTGCGAACAGGCCCAGGTGCTAGGCGTGGAACTGCGCATCGAACACGCCCACAAGGTGGAACCTACCCTGACCGCACCTCAGCGAGCCGAAGTTCGCAAACGTTTCGAAGACTCTCCAGTCGAGGTGCTGGGCATGGGCACCAATGCCGAGTTTCACAGTGCCGATGCAGCCCAGGTGCAGAAGCACCTCGCCACGGCCAAAGACTACATCAAGCTCAGCCACGACATCGGCGGCAGCGGCGTGAAGGTGAAACCAAACGCCCTCCCCAAAGAGGTGCCCGTGGAAAAGACCCTGGAACAGATCGGTAAGTCCCTGGCCGAACTCGGCGATTACGCCCTGGGTTTCGGCCAGGAAATCCGCCTGGAAGTACACGGAGGTGTCTGCGACCTCGGCCATATCAAAACCATCATGGAAGTAGCCGCGCGCGACAACGTCCGCGTCTGCTGGAACTCCAATGACGAAGACCTGAAAGGCGAAGGCATCGCCGCCAACTTTGCCAAAGTACAATCCTTCCTGGGTAAGACCACCCACATCCGCGAAGTCAATGAAGGCAAGTATCCCTATGACCAACTGGCCAAACTCCTCGTTGAGGCCGACTACGAAGGCTGGATATTGCTAGAAGCCAGGACCAAGCCAGCCGATCGCGTCGCCGCCCTCGCTGAACAGAAAAAGCTGTTCATGGATCTCGTCACCGCAGCCCGGAAAGCCGCAGCCTAG
- a CDS encoding SPFH and helix-turn-helix domain-containing protein produces MGLMDYLKGQFLEIIQWTDDSRDTLSWRFPDEDKEIKRGAQLIVRESQVAQFVYLGQFGDTFEPGKHSLTTDNIPILSTLKGWKYGFESPFKADIYYVTTRLFTGNKWGTSNPIMMRDQDFGIVRVRAFGTFDFKIVDPKVFLKEVAGSDHHFRLDEFADTMRSRIVSVFTDALASAKVPVLDLATRYSELGDALLPIINPATVSKYGIEITTFLLENASVPPEVEAAIDKRSSMSAIGNLNDYVKFQMAEGMAKGEGGGPAGAAAEIAMGFGMANQMFAQGVFNPNQPQATPAAGAPAGAPAAAPVADILTPAQVAQTLGVTEGDVLASIEAGDLKGKKIGTQYRITKAALDEFLSH; encoded by the coding sequence ATGGGCCTCATGGATTACCTCAAAGGACAGTTCCTGGAAATCATCCAGTGGACAGATGACTCACGCGACACGCTCTCCTGGCGTTTCCCGGACGAGGACAAGGAAATCAAACGCGGTGCCCAACTCATCGTGCGGGAGTCGCAGGTGGCCCAGTTCGTTTACCTGGGTCAGTTTGGCGATACGTTTGAGCCTGGCAAACACAGCCTCACCACGGATAACATCCCCATCCTTTCCACGCTGAAAGGCTGGAAATATGGTTTTGAGTCCCCCTTCAAGGCGGACATCTATTACGTCACTACCCGCCTTTTCACGGGTAACAAATGGGGCACCAGCAACCCCATCATGATGCGTGACCAGGACTTCGGCATCGTCCGCGTCCGCGCCTTCGGCACCTTTGACTTCAAGATTGTGGACCCCAAGGTCTTCCTCAAGGAAGTCGCCGGCTCCGACCACCATTTCCGCCTGGATGAATTCGCCGACACCATGCGCAGCCGCATCGTCAGCGTCTTCACCGATGCCCTGGCCAGCGCCAAGGTTCCCGTGCTGGACCTCGCCACCCGTTACAGCGAGCTGGGCGATGCCCTGCTGCCGATCATCAATCCGGCGACCGTCAGCAAATACGGCATCGAGATCACCACCTTCCTTCTGGAAAACGCCAGCGTGCCGCCAGAAGTCGAAGCCGCGATCGACAAGCGCAGCAGCATGAGCGCCATCGGCAACCTGAACGACTACGTGAAGTTCCAGATGGCCGAAGGCATGGCCAAAGGCGAAGGCGGAGGCCCTGCCGGGGCAGCCGCAGAAATCGCCATGGGCTTTGGCATGGCTAACCAAATGTTTGCTCAGGGTGTTTTCAATCCTAACCAGCCTCAGGCCACCCCCGCAGCCGGTGCTCCGGCCGGTGCCCCTGCTGCTGCACCGGTAGCTGATATCCTCACTCCGGCCCAGGTGGCCCAGACCCTCGGCGTGACTGAAGGCGATGTCCTCGCCAGCATCGAAGCCGGGGATCTCAAAGGCAAAAAGATCGGCACCCAGTACCGCATCACCAAGGCGGCGCTGGATGAGTTCCTTTCTCACTGA